In Mycobacterium gallinarum, a single window of DNA contains:
- a CDS encoding transglutaminase family protein, with protein MTGPRENDGPTTSGSSRCYQVSHRTVYRYSDVVTSSYGRGFLTPRDSARQRCLSHSLEIEPTAADSSTSRDAYGNISSYFHVTERHETLSITSRSVVEVDPPPADLYDGGSARAPWEISRPVGTDGALAMEFTLDLRSAEITDGLRDYAAPSFEPGRPLIEVLRDLNSRIYTDFTYRSGSTTVSTRVSEVLTAREGVCQDFARLAIACLRANGLAASYVSGYLATDPPPGKERMVGIDATHAWASVWTPQNQWLGFDPTNAQMVDERYITVGFGRDYADVPPLRGIIYTDSERSKIDVAVDVAPCDGGVLHA; from the coding sequence GTGACAGGCCCTCGGGAAAACGATGGGCCCACGACCTCAGGATCGAGCCGGTGCTATCAGGTGTCGCACCGCACGGTGTACCGCTACTCGGATGTCGTGACCAGTAGCTACGGTCGCGGCTTCCTGACCCCGCGCGACTCCGCGCGGCAGCGGTGCCTTTCGCACTCGCTCGAGATCGAACCGACGGCAGCGGACAGCTCCACCAGCCGCGACGCCTACGGCAACATCAGTTCGTACTTCCACGTCACCGAGCGGCACGAGACGCTGTCGATCACGAGCCGCTCGGTGGTCGAGGTGGATCCGCCGCCCGCCGACCTCTATGACGGCGGATCGGCGCGCGCGCCGTGGGAGATCTCCAGGCCCGTCGGAACGGACGGCGCACTGGCCATGGAGTTCACCCTCGACCTGCGTTCGGCCGAAATCACCGACGGGCTACGTGACTATGCCGCACCGAGTTTCGAGCCGGGGCGCCCGCTCATCGAGGTGCTGCGCGACCTGAATTCGCGGATCTACACAGATTTCACCTACCGCTCCGGCTCGACGACGGTGTCGACTCGGGTGAGCGAGGTTTTGACTGCCCGGGAAGGGGTATGTCAGGACTTCGCGCGGCTTGCCATCGCCTGCCTGCGTGCCAACGGGTTGGCAGCCAGCTACGTATCCGGTTATCTGGCCACCGACCCACCTCCGGGAAAGGAACGCATGGTGGGAATCGACGCCACGCACGCATGGGCGTCTGTGTGGACGCCGCAAAACCAGTGGCTCGGTTTCGATCCCACTAACGCCCAGATGGTCGACGAGCGCTACATCACCGTCGGTTTCGGGCGCGACTACGCGGACGTTCCGCCGCTGCGCGGCATCATCTACACCGACTCCGAACGCAGCAAGATCGACGTCGCGGTCGACGTTGCGCCCTGCGACGGCGGTGTGCTTCATGCGTGA
- a CDS encoding circularly permuted type 2 ATP-grasp protein, whose translation MALPATTPHDIDNLLSRYRDARAQQALFDVRGSAVGGYDEFVDPAGNIRPAWQELAECVGERGRIGLNQLRSTVRGLVDNDGITYVQVDRNGDAVTNGNGAADPGPWQLDALPLVISSSDWDILEAGLLQRSRLLDAILTDLYGARESVTSGVLPPQLLFAHPGYIRAARGIEVPGRHQLFMHGCDISRGHDGSFLVNADWTQAPSGAGYALADRRVVAHAFPDLYERIGPRPASPWAQALRLALIDVAPESAEEPVVVVLSPGIHSETAFDQAYLASVLGFPLVESADLVVRDGKLWMRSMGTLKRVDVVLRRVDADYADPLDLRPDSRLGVVGLVEVLRRGAVSVVNSLGSGILESPGLLRFLPELAERLLGETPLLRTAEMYWGGINTERSHLLSNLASLLIRPVTGGQAIVGPALSSAQRRELGVRIETTPWQWVGQQLPQFSSAPTDYYTGGLSAANVGMRLFTVSQRSGYAPMIGGLGYLVAPGHAAYRLNTVAAKDIWVRTPTRVTAERTPTAPPVELPAIMPSPTRAVSSPRVLSDLFWMGRYAERAENTARLLTVTRERYHEFRYRRELAGSECVPVLLTALGSITGTSIGDGDYAEIVATAPTTLWSLTADRHRPGSLAQSVERLGLAARAVRDQMSNDTWMVLAAVERALLHAPAQPFGRPADEPPESKAEGEAFLSSTTSLTLSGMLALSGVAAESMVHDVGWTMMDIGKRIERGLGLTALLRATLITVRNPGAEQTITESTLVACESAVIYRRRNPGMVSVAAVADLVLMDAENPRSLAFQLERLRIALKALPGSSGSSRPERLVEEINARLRRIEPADLDEVTAEGRRADLASLLNDTHADLRELSTVITATHLSLPGEMQPLWGPDERRVMP comes from the coding sequence ATGGCCCTACCCGCAACGACTCCCCACGACATCGACAACCTGCTGTCGCGTTATCGCGATGCGCGAGCCCAGCAGGCGCTGTTCGACGTACGCGGGAGTGCGGTCGGCGGGTACGACGAATTCGTCGATCCCGCAGGCAATATCCGGCCGGCCTGGCAGGAGCTCGCCGAATGCGTCGGCGAGCGTGGCCGTATCGGCCTCAACCAGCTTCGGTCGACGGTGCGCGGCTTGGTCGACAATGACGGCATCACCTACGTCCAGGTCGACCGCAACGGCGACGCCGTCACCAACGGAAACGGGGCGGCCGACCCCGGGCCATGGCAGCTCGACGCGTTGCCGTTGGTGATCTCGTCGTCTGACTGGGACATCCTGGAAGCCGGCCTGCTGCAGCGTTCGCGGTTGCTCGACGCAATCCTGACCGATCTCTACGGCGCACGCGAGTCGGTGACCAGTGGGGTGTTGCCCCCGCAATTACTCTTCGCGCACCCCGGCTACATTCGCGCAGCACGCGGGATCGAGGTGCCTGGCCGCCACCAGCTGTTCATGCACGGCTGCGACATCAGCCGCGGACATGATGGCAGCTTCCTGGTCAACGCGGACTGGACGCAGGCGCCGTCGGGCGCGGGATACGCATTGGCCGACCGTCGGGTGGTGGCGCACGCATTTCCCGATCTGTACGAGCGCATCGGGCCGCGTCCAGCCTCGCCGTGGGCCCAAGCGCTGCGCCTCGCACTGATCGACGTCGCGCCCGAGTCCGCCGAAGAACCCGTTGTCGTGGTGCTCAGTCCCGGAATCCACTCCGAGACGGCCTTTGATCAGGCCTATCTGGCGAGCGTGCTCGGCTTCCCACTGGTGGAGAGTGCCGATCTGGTGGTGCGTGACGGCAAGCTGTGGATGCGATCGATGGGCACGCTGAAGCGCGTCGACGTGGTGCTGCGCCGCGTCGACGCCGATTACGCGGATCCGCTTGACCTACGGCCGGATTCGCGCCTGGGCGTCGTCGGGTTGGTCGAGGTGTTGCGTCGCGGCGCGGTCAGCGTTGTCAACTCGCTCGGCAGCGGCATCCTGGAAAGCCCTGGACTGCTTCGTTTTCTACCTGAACTCGCCGAACGCCTACTGGGGGAGACGCCGCTGTTACGGACGGCGGAGATGTATTGGGGCGGCATCAACACCGAACGCTCACATTTGTTGAGTAACCTGGCGTCGCTGCTGATCCGACCGGTCACCGGGGGCCAGGCGATTGTCGGGCCGGCCCTGTCGTCTGCGCAGCGTCGGGAACTCGGCGTGCGCATCGAAACCACGCCGTGGCAATGGGTGGGCCAGCAGCTGCCGCAGTTCTCCTCGGCTCCCACCGACTACTACACCGGTGGACTGTCGGCGGCCAACGTAGGCATGCGTTTGTTCACGGTCTCGCAGCGAAGTGGTTACGCGCCGATGATCGGCGGACTCGGCTACCTCGTCGCACCCGGACACGCGGCGTATCGACTGAATACCGTTGCAGCCAAGGATATCTGGGTTCGCACACCGACGCGGGTGACCGCGGAGCGGACCCCGACCGCACCGCCGGTGGAGCTGCCGGCGATCATGCCCAGTCCCACTCGGGCGGTCAGCTCGCCGCGTGTGTTGTCCGATCTGTTCTGGATGGGCCGCTACGCCGAACGCGCGGAGAACACGGCGCGCCTGCTCACCGTGACTCGCGAGCGCTATCACGAATTCCGTTACCGCCGGGAGCTGGCCGGCAGCGAGTGCGTCCCGGTGCTGCTCACCGCGCTCGGTTCGATCACCGGAACCAGCATCGGTGACGGTGATTACGCCGAGATAGTGGCGACGGCGCCGACGACGTTGTGGTCGCTGACGGCCGACCGGCATCGTCCCGGCTCCCTCGCGCAGTCGGTCGAACGTCTTGGTCTCGCCGCGCGTGCGGTTCGCGACCAGATGTCCAACGACACCTGGATGGTGTTGGCGGCCGTCGAGCGCGCGCTGCTGCACGCCCCGGCTCAGCCGTTCGGTCGGCCCGCCGACGAGCCACCGGAGTCCAAGGCCGAGGGCGAGGCGTTCTTGTCCTCGACGACCAGTCTGACGCTGTCGGGCATGCTGGCGCTGTCGGGCGTCGCCGCCGAGTCCATGGTGCATGACGTGGGCTGGACCATGATGGACATCGGCAAGCGGATCGAACGTGGGCTGGGTCTCACGGCACTCCTGCGGGCCACTCTCATCACGGTCCGCAATCCAGGTGCTGAGCAGACCATCACCGAATCCACGCTGGTGGCATGTGAATCGGCGGTCATTTATCGGAGACGCAACCCCGGAATGGTTAGTGTTGCCGCCGTGGCCGATCTGGTCTTGATGGACGCCGAGAATCCACGCTCGCTGGCTTTCCAGCTCGAGCGGCTTCGTATCGCACTGAAGGCGTTGCCCGGGTCGTCGGGTTCATCGCGGCCTGAGCGGCTGGTCGAGGAGATCAATGCCCGGTTGCGCCGCATCGAGCCTGCCGACCTCGACGAGGTGACGGCCGAGGGTCGCCGTGCAGACCTAGCGTCGTTGCTCAACGACACCCACGCCGATCTGCGCGAACTGTCCACCGTCATCACCGCGACCCATCTGTCTTTGCCAGGCGAAATGCAGCCGCTGTGGGGCCCCGATGAGCGCAGGGTGATGCCGTGA